A region of Campylobacter armoricus DNA encodes the following proteins:
- a CDS encoding sensor histidine kinase, translating into MFYFFNESYINTTIKNTYEQKLKTLNDVLQFQLLKTLNPKNIDQFATDTRADFIIKQDDYVFSSLKDYSYFLNHFESNFTHDYFKQKEIYFKAYTYKNYQYIIIVYPKISSWIQNFWIKNIIIFSFFLFILILFYFVVFKLFKIYFQELLLFVKNIKSNVDFTPRYNFFDELRNLNLRLLKIKKLIIKQELKNKKQAKKIQTKNTQLSNVISAISHELKNPISVIDLSLQSLKETNDKNMKLFLLEKIHKQSAKINQLTHKLNFVFNLNLNSLNIERFDLYALSKNLLESFREDRLKIRGKTTFIKADKFLIEQVIINLIDNALKYSKKDILIIIENQNFTIIDQGVGIEEKHLKFITKKFYKANSMQNNSFGLGLFLVKKILSLHKSSLKVQSSLQKGSIFSFCINL; encoded by the coding sequence ATGAGCAAAAATTAAAAACACTCAATGATGTATTGCAATTTCAATTACTAAAAACATTAAATCCAAAAAATATCGATCAATTTGCAACTGATACTAGAGCAGATTTTATCATCAAGCAAGATGATTATGTTTTTTCTTCATTGAAAGATTATTCTTATTTTTTAAATCATTTTGAGTCTAATTTTACTCATGATTATTTCAAACAAAAAGAAATTTATTTTAAAGCATATACTTATAAAAATTACCAATACATTATCATTGTTTATCCCAAAATAAGCTCTTGGATACAAAATTTTTGGATTAAAAATATTATTATTTTTTCTTTCTTTTTGTTTATATTGATTTTGTTTTATTTTGTTGTTTTTAAGCTTTTTAAAATTTATTTTCAAGAATTATTATTATTTGTTAAAAACATTAAATCAAATGTTGATTTCACTCCTCGGTATAATTTTTTTGATGAATTAAGAAATTTAAATTTACGCTTATTAAAAATTAAAAAATTAATCATTAAACAAGAATTAAAAAACAAAAAACAAGCCAAAAAAATTCAAACTAAAAACACTCAACTTAGTAATGTAATCAGTGCTATATCGCACGAGCTTAAAAATCCTATAAGTGTTATAGATTTAAGTTTGCAATCTTTAAAAGAAACTAATGATAAAAATATGAAATTATTTTTACTTGAAAAAATTCATAAACAAAGTGCAAAAATCAACCAATTAACACATAAACTTAATTTTGTTTTTAATCTTAATTTAAATTCTTTAAATATAGAAAGATTTGATTTATATGCTTTAAGTAAAAATTTATTAGAAAGCTTTAGAGAAGATAGATTAAAAATTCGAGGAAAAACTACTTTTATTAAAGCAGATAAATTTCTTATCGAACAAGTTATCATTAATCTAATAGATAATGCCTTAAAATACAGCAAAAAAGATATATTAATCATTATAGAAAATCAAAATTTTACCATTATAGATCAAGGTGTAGGGATAGAAGAAAAACACCTTAAATTCATAACAAAAAAATTTTACAAAGCAAATTCAATGCAAAATAATTCTTTTGGACTAGGATTGTTTTTAGTAAAAAAAATACTTTCACTACATAAAAGCTCCTTAAAGGTTCAATCTAGCTTGCAAAAAGGAAGTATTTTTTCTTTTTGTATTAATTTATAA
- the ftnA gene encoding non-heme ferritin → MLSKEVVALLNEQINKEMYAANLYLSMSSWCYEHSFDGAGAFLFEHAREESDHARKLITYLNETDSKVELKEVKKPDSEFKSLLDVFEKTFEHEQSITASINNLVDFMLSSKDYSTFNFLQWYVSEQHEEEALFRGIVDKIKLISDNGNGLYMVDQYIKSLTNK, encoded by the coding sequence ATGCTTTCTAAAGAAGTAGTGGCTTTATTAAACGAGCAAATTAACAAAGAAATGTATGCAGCAAATTTGTATTTAAGTATGAGTTCATGGTGCTATGAGCATAGTTTTGATGGTGCGGGGGCGTTTTTGTTTGAACATGCAAGAGAAGAAAGTGATCATGCAAGAAAACTTATTACTTATTTAAATGAAACTGATTCTAAAGTTGAATTAAAAGAAGTTAAAAAACCTGATAGCGAATTTAAATCATTACTTGATGTGTTTGAAAAAACTTTCGAACACGAGCAAAGTATTACTGCTTCTATTAATAATCTTGTAGATTTTATGCTTTCAAGTAAAGATTACTCTACTTTTAATTTTTTACAATGGTATGTAAGTGAGCAACATGAAGAAGAAGCACTTTTTAGAGGTATAGTAGATAAAATCAAACTCATAAGTGACAATGGCAATGGTCTATATATGGTAGATCAATACATCAAAAGTTTAACCAATAAATAA
- a CDS encoding S24 family peptidase, whose product MQMNEITDKLKFILQKEGIKNAKDSDVAKMLNINPDTFYSMKFRNSIPYKQILHFLNERNININAFFYEDSLGNNTPSINLNYNILKYYDVNASMGGGALNDNVSFSEVIIDKKLSNFFGSKDCDIIPCIGDSMEPEIKDDSLCLVDKSKTFKEGGVFAVNTRDGLFIKQIFKSNKGGVYLHSFNLSYADVHYQNGDFLIVGKVVGTISRI is encoded by the coding sequence ATGCAAATGAATGAAATTACTGACAAACTTAAATTCATACTCCAAAAAGAAGGTATAAAAAACGCCAAAGATTCTGATGTAGCTAAAATGCTAAATATCAATCCTGATACCTTTTATAGTATGAAATTTAGAAATTCTATACCTTATAAACAAATACTACATTTTTTAAATGAAAGAAATATCAACATTAATGCATTTTTTTACGAAGATTCGCTAGGAAACAATACTCCATCAATTAACCTAAACTATAATATCTTAAAATACTACGATGTTAATGCTTCTATGGGCGGTGGAGCTTTAAATGATAATGTAAGTTTTTCAGAAGTGATTATCGATAAAAAATTAAGTAATTTTTTTGGCTCTAAAGATTGCGATATTATCCCTTGTATAGGCGATAGTATGGAGCCTGAAATCAAAGATGATTCTTTGTGCTTAGTAGATAAAAGTAAAACTTTTAAAGAAGGTGGTGTTTTTGCAGTAAATACTAGAGATGGTTTGTTTATCAAGCAAATTTTTAAAAGTAATAAAGGTGGGGTTTATCTACACTCTTTTAACTTAAGCTACGCAGATGTTCATTATCAAAATGGAGATTTTTTAATCGTAGGTAAGGTAGTTGGGACTATAAGTAGAATTTAA
- a CDS encoding cytochrome c3 family protein: MKHKLAKVATYACLALGVGLATQSLASSEPRTLDGYVSQEDAFFDYLYKNHPIFKYEKEGRLVGKFTHSDRMENWVENQNGPKFAKEHGLKQASITYRLPYESFLDFPNKFVGPKKCGECHPAQYASWERSRHAKTVRFPHEMEEVGGADGLKKPMYNSQATILPDGIYPNDVYALIGTPRTKYGFIDRWLVRGTYHVEDGNLSDLSGKLTAGGNQFSRLWSEFLTPEMAQKIAAFAPGFPTKMEDFGGNGSQVWGTNSYAATYKEKAVFQPATAYCETCHTFKFDFKSKDEFYKALGNPKELQKHTISKGITCEECHGAGAHLYGARGAGMPSNCERCHQRFSYNETDAKINPRKPFNAYFKSSCPACGTEGAQMYSSAHYDKGMRCNTCHDPHEVTFNDWKSGYTKTKLKKTCKECHETQASFFKKGGIHAKDNCTACHMPNMMSCENFGAVQNPDKGGFDNVRASHIWNIKVDKTAKTLNPPEGKERSPKVGGWTIARDDEGRFFLDLMWSCGRTSFSDINLMGPGASGCHSAVQSTLPEKLHFTNQEMIYDKVMQWQNPVKEGYEKIRKGIANIDKTFAEKTKLSVEQKSRVLNLTNQAQAIADRLEKDGSWGVHGPAYSKKIIEEALIYIQEAQNILGK; this comes from the coding sequence ATGAAACACAAATTAGCTAAAGTTGCTACATATGCGTGTTTGGCTTTAGGGGTTGGCTTAGCTACTCAATCACTTGCATCTTCAGAGCCTAGAACTCTTGATGGTTATGTTAGTCAAGAAGATGCATTTTTTGATTATCTATATAAAAACCATCCTATTTTCAAATATGAAAAAGAAGGACGCTTAGTAGGTAAATTTACCCATAGTGATAGAATGGAAAACTGGGTTGAAAATCAAAATGGACCTAAGTTTGCCAAAGAACATGGCTTAAAACAAGCATCAATTACCTATCGTCTACCTTATGAATCTTTTTTGGACTTTCCAAATAAATTTGTAGGACCAAAAAAATGTGGTGAATGTCACCCAGCTCAGTATGCTTCTTGGGAGCGATCACGCCATGCAAAAACAGTTCGTTTTCCTCATGAAATGGAAGAAGTTGGAGGAGCTGATGGTTTAAAAAAACCTATGTATAATTCTCAAGCTACTATTTTACCTGATGGAATTTATCCAAATGATGTTTATGCTCTCATTGGAACACCAAGAACAAAATATGGTTTTATAGATAGATGGCTTGTTCGTGGAACTTATCATGTAGAAGATGGAAATTTAAGTGATTTAAGTGGTAAATTAACTGCTGGTGGTAATCAATTTTCAAGACTTTGGAGTGAATTTTTAACTCCTGAAATGGCTCAAAAGATAGCAGCTTTTGCGCCTGGTTTTCCTACTAAAATGGAAGATTTTGGAGGAAATGGTTCGCAAGTTTGGGGAACAAATTCTTATGCTGCAACCTATAAAGAAAAAGCTGTTTTCCAACCTGCTACTGCATATTGTGAAACTTGTCATACCTTTAAATTTGATTTTAAAAGCAAAGATGAATTTTACAAAGCATTAGGTAATCCAAAAGAACTTCAAAAACACACTATTTCAAAAGGTATAACCTGTGAAGAATGCCACGGAGCAGGAGCTCATCTTTATGGTGCAAGAGGTGCTGGTATGCCATCAAATTGTGAAAGATGTCACCAAAGATTTTCTTATAATGAAACTGATGCAAAAATCAATCCTAGAAAACCTTTCAATGCTTATTTTAAATCAAGTTGTCCAGCATGTGGGACCGAAGGAGCTCAAATGTACTCTTCAGCTCACTATGACAAAGGTATGAGATGTAATACTTGCCATGATCCACATGAAGTAACTTTCAACGATTGGAAGAGTGGCTATACTAAAACAAAACTTAAAAAAACTTGTAAAGAATGTCACGAAACTCAAGCAAGCTTCTTTAAAAAAGGTGGAATTCACGCTAAAGATAATTGTACAGCTTGCCACATGCCAAATATGATGAGTTGTGAAAACTTTGGTGCGGTTCAAAATCCAGATAAAGGTGGTTTTGATAATGTTAGAGCTTCTCATATTTGGAATATTAAAGTAGATAAAACTGCTAAAACTCTTAACCCACCAGAAGGTAAAGAAAGATCACCTAAAGTTGGAGGATGGACTATTGCTAGAGATGATGAAGGTAGATTCTTCCTTGATTTAATGTGGAGTTGTGGTAGAACAAGCTTTAGTGATATCAATTTAATGGGACCAGGAGCAAGCGGATGCCATAGTGCGGTTCAATCAACCTTACCTGAAAAATTACATTTTACAAATCAAGAAATGATTTATGATAAAGTAATGCAGTGGCAAAATCCTGTTAAAGAGGGTTATGAAAAAATTAGAAAAGGCATAGCTAATATTGATAAAACATTTGCTGAAAAAACAAAACTTTCAGTAGAGCAAAAATCAAGAGTTTTAAACCTTACTAATCAAGCTCAAGCCATAGCAGATAGATTAGAAAAAGATGGATCTTGGGGTGTTCATGGACCTGCTTATTCTAAGAAAATTATAGAAGAAGCTTTAATTTATATCCAAGAAGCACAAAATATCCTAGGTAAATAA
- a CDS encoding rhodanese-like domain-containing protein: MKNLITRLFIVLFTLFTPSGFLFAEANGEIGSIEGVKTISLAQAQEMLDQNNTYFFDVNSEQDRQANGYIPNSISTYVENWESLLPNDKNANLVFYGLNRFRFEASQAAAVAIELGYKNSVVMLDGIESWATSGRKVEKIDTVKWEKAKDVIEFKDTIHSRFKFSNTPSCRDCHAQKGKGIRADIAASKNLINQKCATCHEKASNALAKSAHGVENFLPAQSGDKKKEKPSCATCHSVHVTPKHSGIFSQKQLVDQKCAQCHKQKTQTFHMTFHGKGIVLSTPGDTPSVATCSDCHGKHNILKSSERNSTLSPINRVETCKSCHPNSNENFANWIAHADHSDGENYPGLHGAYIFMTALVISVFVFFGAHTILWCLRLIAMRIKYPKEWKEARKAAHEDKVRVRRFSTFHRIQHFFMAASFLGLAFSGLPQKFYDSAWAKPMIDLMGGDIINAATIHHISAIVMFAVFFSHIGEIIIVNWSRRDVARDPITGKLSFMKVLKATFGPDSLMPNLQDLKDMKDHFKWFFGLGPRPQFDRWTYWEKFDYLAVFWGMFIIGISGLVLWFPAFFGKFLPGEAINLATLLHSDEALLATGFIFAIHFFNTHFRADRFPMDMVIFSGSISEEEIKQERSVWYKRLKESGKLSSLYENKSNFKAYQWLAKFAGFAMLITGLVFLFLMLYTFFNTIL; this comes from the coding sequence TTGAAAAATTTAATTACTCGACTTTTTATTGTTCTTTTTACTCTTTTTACACCATCAGGATTTTTATTTGCTGAAGCTAATGGAGAAATTGGGTCAATAGAAGGTGTTAAAACAATTAGTTTAGCTCAAGCTCAAGAAATGCTAGATCAAAATAATACCTATTTTTTTGATGTAAATTCAGAGCAAGATAGACAAGCTAATGGATACATACCTAATTCTATATCAACTTATGTGGAAAATTGGGAAAGTTTACTACCTAATGATAAAAATGCGAATTTAGTATTTTATGGTTTAAATCGTTTTAGATTTGAAGCTTCTCAAGCAGCAGCTGTAGCTATAGAACTAGGATATAAAAATTCAGTTGTTATGCTTGATGGTATAGAATCATGGGCAACATCTGGAAGAAAAGTAGAAAAAATAGACACTGTAAAATGGGAAAAAGCTAAAGATGTGATAGAATTTAAAGATACTATCCATTCAAGATTTAAATTCAGCAACACCCCATCTTGCCGTGATTGCCATGCCCAAAAAGGCAAAGGTATTAGAGCAGATATTGCTGCTAGTAAAAATTTAATCAATCAAAAATGTGCTACATGTCATGAAAAAGCAAGCAATGCTTTAGCAAAAAGTGCTCATGGAGTTGAAAATTTTTTACCTGCTCAAAGTGGGGATAAAAAGAAAGAAAAACCTTCATGTGCGACTTGTCACTCTGTGCATGTAACGCCAAAACATTCAGGAATTTTTTCACAAAAACAATTAGTAGATCAAAAATGTGCACAATGCCATAAACAAAAAACTCAAACTTTCCATATGACTTTCCATGGAAAAGGTATAGTTTTAAGTACTCCTGGTGATACTCCAAGTGTTGCCACATGTTCTGATTGTCATGGTAAGCATAATATTTTAAAATCTAGTGAAAGAAATTCAACATTATCACCAATTAATCGTGTTGAAACTTGTAAATCGTGTCATCCAAACTCTAATGAAAATTTCGCAAATTGGATAGCACACGCTGATCATAGTGATGGAGAAAACTATCCAGGATTACATGGGGCATATATTTTTATGACAGCTTTAGTGATTTCTGTGTTTGTATTCTTTGGAGCTCATACCATACTTTGGTGTTTGCGTTTAATTGCTATGCGTATAAAATATCCTAAAGAATGGAAAGAAGCAAGAAAAGCAGCACATGAAGATAAAGTAAGAGTGAGAAGATTTAGTACTTTCCATAGAATTCAGCATTTCTTTATGGCAGCAAGCTTTTTAGGTCTTGCATTCTCAGGCTTACCACAAAAATTTTATGATTCAGCATGGGCTAAACCTATGATTGACTTAATGGGTGGTGATATTATTAATGCAGCAACCATACATCATATTTCAGCTATAGTAATGTTTGCAGTATTTTTCTCACACATTGGTGAAATTATCATTGTAAATTGGAGTCGTCGCGATGTGGCAAGAGATCCTATTACTGGTAAATTAAGCTTTATGAAAGTATTAAAAGCAACCTTTGGTCCTGATTCTTTAATGCCTAATTTGCAAGATTTAAAAGATATGAAAGATCATTTTAAATGGTTCTTTGGTTTAGGTCCAAGACCTCAATTTGATCGCTGGACTTATTGGGAAAAATTTGATTATTTAGCAGTATTTTGGGGTATGTTTATCATCGGTATTTCAGGGCTTGTATTGTGGTTCCCTGCATTCTTTGGTAAATTCTTACCAGGAGAAGCTATTAATCTAGCAACCCTACTTCACTCTGATGAAGCTTTACTTGCAACAGGATTTATTTTTGCAATTCATTTCTTCAACACACACTTTAGAGCAGATCGCTTCCCTATGGATATGGTGATTTTCTCAGGAAGTATTAGCGAAGAAGAAATTAAACAAGAAAGAAGCGTATGGTATAAACGCTTAAAAGAAAGTGGAAAATTAAGCTCTTTATATGAAAACAAAAGCAACTTTAAAGCATACCAATGGTTGGCAAAATTTGCTGGTTTTGCAATGCTAATTACTGGGTTAGTATTCTTATTTTTGATGCTTTATACTTTCTTTAACACTATCTTATAA
- a CDS encoding SoxW family protein: MFKKTISLSILSVIFIACSSNDKIDSNLISNGTQYTKENQKKANDLDKKSYQEIAHLFKDNTNIKSDNKNILIIFSANHCTYCDKLKEEIIQNEKLQKQIKNDYSSYYINISYKKIHTFYKNHKSDLNTNELSSIYNIIATPTIIILNTKSQTLFNYPGFISSKRLSATMDFLNKKENQNLDEETIAKKLLHFYKENKI, from the coding sequence ATGTTTAAAAAAACAATTTCACTTAGTATTTTAAGTGTAATTTTCATTGCTTGCTCGAGTAATGATAAAATTGATTCGAATTTAATTTCAAATGGAACTCAATACACAAAAGAAAATCAAAAAAAAGCTAATGATTTAGATAAAAAATCGTATCAAGAAATCGCTCATTTATTTAAAGATAATACAAATATTAAAAGTGATAATAAAAATATTTTAATTATATTTAGTGCTAATCATTGCACATATTGTGATAAGTTAAAAGAAGAAATAATACAAAATGAAAAATTGCAAAAACAAATAAAAAATGACTATAGTTCATATTATATAAACATAAGTTACAAAAAAATTCATACATTTTATAAAAATCATAAAAGTGATTTAAACACTAACGAATTATCAAGTATTTACAATATAATTGCCACTCCTACTATTATAATACTTAATACAAAAAGTCAAACTTTATTTAATTATCCTGGATTTATTAGCTCTAAAAGACTTAGTGCTACAATGGATTTTTTAAATAAAAAAGAAAATCAAAACCTAGATGAAGAAACGATAGCAAAAAAGCTTTTACATTTTTATAAAGAAAATAAAATTTAA